The sequence AGTTCTTAGAAGAATTAAAACTAATTCAACGGAGTTTAACCGAAACTGGACTCACTTGTCGCGATCTCGAACATTTAATCTGTCAAGTGGAAATTTACGGCTTCAACTTAGTTGAACTGGATATGCGCCAAGAGTCTTCTCGCCATTCAGATACAGTTACCGAGATTACAGATTACTTACAACTACTGCCTCAATCTTATAATGATTTATCAGAAGAAGAACGAGTACGATGGCTGAGTGAGGAATTACAAACCCGTCGCCCCCTGATTCCAAAAGAACTTCCCTTTTCTGAAAAAACCAAAGAAACCGTTGAAACCTTCCGCCTCTTAAAACAACTGCAACAAGAGTTTGGCTGCGAAGTTTGCCAGACTTACATTATCAGCATGAGTCATCATGTGAGTGACATTTTAGAAGTGTTACTCCTCGCCAAAGAAGCAGGAATTTATGATCCAGCGACGGGGAAATGTAGTTTGCAAGTGGTTCCCCTGTTTGAAACCGTTGATGACTTGCTCAGAGCCCCTTCAGTCATGAAAGCCTTATTTGAGTTGCCCTTGTATCGCGCTTGTCTCGCAGGAGGCTATGGTCAAGAAAATAGCGACGAGTACGATATTCAGGAAGTCATGCTCGGTTATTCTGATAGTAATAAAGATTCAGGCTTCTTAAGCAGCAATTGGGAAATTCATAAGGCTCAAAAAGCTCTGCAAACTCTTGCTCAAGGATACGGGGTTTCTTTGCGGATTTTCCATGGTCGCGGTGGCTCTGTGGGACGAGGGGGAGGACCGACTTATGAGGCGATTTTAGCCCAACCCAGTTCAACCATTAATGGACGGATTAAAATTACCGAACAAGGAGAAGTCGTTGCCTCCAAATACTCCCTTCCTGAGTTAGCTCTCTATCACCTTGAAACGGCAACCACAGCCGTGATTCAAGCGAGTATATTAGGAAGTGGCTTTGATGATATTAATCCCTGGCAGAATATCATGGAACGCCTTGCTGCGCGATCGCGCCAGCATTACCGCGCCTTAATTTACGAAGAACCCGATTTTCTCGACTTTTTCCTGTCCGTTACTCCCATCCAAGAAATTAGCCAACTGCAAATTAGTTCTCGTCCCGCCCGTCGTCAAGGGGGTAAAAAAGACTTAAGCTCCCTGCGTGCGATTCCTTGGGTCTTTAGCTGGACACAAACCCGTTTCCTACTTCCAGCTTGGTATGGGGTGGGAACCGCCCTCCAAGACTTTTTATATCAAGATCAAGAAAGAAGCTGTGAGCAAAATACGAAGCTCCTCCGTTACTTCTACTGGAAATGGCCCTTTTTCCGCATGGTGATTTCCAAAGTAGAAATGACCTTAGCGAAAGTGGATCTGCAAATTGCCCATCATTATCTCAAAGAACTGGCGAACCCTGAAGACTATGAACGCTTTGAACGGATTTTTCAACAAATTTCTGATGAGTATCATCTCACCAGCGAATTAGTCCGTTTAATTACCAACCACGAGAAGTTGCTTGACGGCGATCCAGACTTACAACGTTCTGTCCAACTGCGAAATCGGACCATTGTCCCCTTAGGGTTTTTACAAGTGTCGCTCATTAAACGCCTGCGCCAGTATAGCAACGAAAGTGCTTCTGAGGTCATCCACTTCCGCTACAGCAAGGAAGAATTGCTGCGGGGAGCGTTATTAACCCTGAATGGCATTGCAGCAGGAATGCGGAATACAGGTTAATCTTGACTACAATTGATTTTGTGACTGTGGGGGCGAACTCCTTAATTAAAAAAAGGACGAGCGCATCAAGCATCTCGTCCCCTGAGCATGAATGAAAGGAAGTTAGTTAAGCCGAAACTTTAACCAATTCGATATCAAAGGTTAAATTCTGACCCGCTAGGGGATGATTCGCATCTAGCGTGACTTTAGAATCGGCAACAGCAGTGACCACCACAGGAATTTGCTGACCACTGGGATGCTGGACTTGTAATTGTTGACCCGTTTGCACCTCAATATCTTCTGGAATTTGTTCGCGGTCAACCTCTAAAACCATTTCCGGGCGATGGGGTCCGTAGGCTTCTTCTGAGGGAATTTCTGCAGTTTTCGATTCTCCCTCATCCATACCAATAACGGCTTGTTCAAACCCTGGGATAATTTGACCTTCACCAATGGCAAATTCTAAAGGTTCACGACCTTCAGAAGAATCAAAGACTGTGCCATCTGCTAACTTCCCAGTATAGTGGACTTGAACAGTGTTGCCCGATTGTGCTTGTACCATGTTACTCCTTATGGAACTCTACTTTTTATTGCGACGATTCCGAAACCGACGACGTTCTCGATGCCGACTGATTTCTTTACGTTTCCGCTTTTCGGCGGGGGTTTCAAAATGCCGATTCTTTTTCATATCGGCAAAAATGCCTGCTTGAGATACTTTACGTTTAAAGCGACGTAAGGCTGACTCTATCTGTTCATTATTGTTGAGAACTACTTTCGTCATCCAATTTTTTACCTAATTTGAAGATTTGAGAGATTACTCGCGCTTAACCAAGTCTATGTTGACGCTCTCTCATCATAATCTTTGATCTGATGGGAGATTCTTGGTTCAACGACACACCTTAAAACTTCCAAGACGGCTCACCTTCGGCTTTGCCATCTCTTTAATCCCAGTGGGCAAGTCTCCCCAAGCGTGG comes from Halothece sp. PCC 7418 and encodes:
- the ppc gene encoding phosphoenolpyruvate carboxylase, with the translated sequence MTSLLQAFSQDTNNSSRSDTFLTDRIKLIEDLWESVLRAECGQELVDLLQQLRSMGSPEGQATGLPTSSVPQLIEDLPLNDAVRAARAFALYFQLINIVEQHYEQREQQLNRYFSHDKTEKDLAEGNIKGQQTETDASHSVLGAQLLEKTWQGNSTYQKAGTFDWLFPYLKKLNVPPQLIQRLLNQLDIRLVFTAHPTEIVRHTIRKKQRRMSQILQHIDQSEIAAQSLGFLESPEAIAATEQLKEEIRLWWRTDELHQFKPEVLDEVDYALHYFQEVLFDTIPHLSSRLKQSLNSSFKDLNPPQNNFCRFGSWVGADRDGNPSVTPTVTWETACYQRGIVLERYLQSVKRLSTLLSLSLHWSDVLPELLESLERDRALMPDVYERLSIRYRREPYRLKLAYIEQRLEHTLQRNHFLSSEQQAPRETIEKNRQTIYTFGEEFLEELKLIQRSLTETGLTCRDLEHLICQVEIYGFNLVELDMRQESSRHSDTVTEITDYLQLLPQSYNDLSEEERVRWLSEELQTRRPLIPKELPFSEKTKETVETFRLLKQLQQEFGCEVCQTYIISMSHHVSDILEVLLLAKEAGIYDPATGKCSLQVVPLFETVDDLLRAPSVMKALFELPLYRACLAGGYGQENSDEYDIQEVMLGYSDSNKDSGFLSSNWEIHKAQKALQTLAQGYGVSLRIFHGRGGSVGRGGGPTYEAILAQPSSTINGRIKITEQGEVVASKYSLPELALYHLETATTAVIQASILGSGFDDINPWQNIMERLAARSRQHYRALIYEEPDFLDFFLSVTPIQEISQLQISSRPARRQGGKKDLSSLRAIPWVFSWTQTRFLLPAWYGVGTALQDFLYQDQERSCEQNTKLLRYFYWKWPFFRMVISKVEMTLAKVDLQIAHHYLKELANPEDYERFERIFQQISDEYHLTSELVRLITNHEKLLDGDPDLQRSVQLRNRTIVPLGFLQVSLIKRLRQYSNESASEVIHFRYSKEELLRGALLTLNGIAAGMRNTG
- the rpsU gene encoding 30S ribosomal protein S21, with translation MTKVVLNNNEQIESALRRFKRKVSQAGIFADMKKNRHFETPAEKRKRKEISRHRERRRFRNRRNKK
- a CDS encoding peptidylprolyl isomerase, translated to MVQAQSGNTVQVHYTGKLADGTVFDSSEGREPLEFAIGEGQIIPGFEQAVIGMDEGESKTAEIPSEEAYGPHRPEMVLEVDREQIPEDIEVQTGQQLQVQHPSGQQIPVVVTAVADSKVTLDANHPLAGQNLTFDIELVKVSA